One genomic region from Argentina anserina chromosome 2, drPotAnse1.1, whole genome shotgun sequence encodes:
- the LOC126782077 gene encoding glutamyl-tRNA(Gln) amidotransferase subunit C, chloroplastic/mitochondrial yields the protein MGSRALLLVKEVSCCLLPKNHLSSNLNYNRRSSQVLHRRRSFSTTTTAGSSSSPLEPLDVPRLAETARISLTPQEVEEFAPKIGQVMEWFGQLQDVDLESVEPSIRADTEGDNFRADVPETFENRKAIIDAIPNYEEPYIIVPKVLNKE from the exons ATGGGAAGTAGGGCTCTGCTTCTAGTAAAAGAGGTGTCTTGTTGTCTCTTACCGAAGAATCATTTATCATCCAACTTGAACTACAACCGGAGATCTTCACAAGTGCTTCACCGGCGGCGAAGTTTCTCAACAACCACAACTGCTGGgtcttcttcctctcctctGGAACCTCTGGATGTGCCACGTCTGGCTGAGACTGCTCGAATCTCTCTGACCCCTCAAGAG GTTGAAGAATTTGCTCCGAAAATTGGACAAGTCATGGAATG GTTCGGACAGCTTCAGGATGTTGATCTTGAAAGTGTGGAGCCCTCTATAAGAGCAG ATACTGAAGGTGATAATTTCCGTGCTGATGTTCCTGAAACATTTGAGAATAG GAAGGCCATAATTGATGCTATTCCAAATTATGAGGAGCCATACATAATAGTTCCCAAGGTCTTGAACAAGGAGTAG